In Bombus fervidus isolate BK054 chromosome 13, iyBomFerv1, whole genome shotgun sequence, a single genomic region encodes these proteins:
- the LOC139993885 gene encoding synaptic vesicle glycoprotein 2B: MGLDFLADGGADFEHAITVTGFGKFHYMLLAVCGLIYMDTAIGVTILSFVLPAAQCDLEMDSTAKGWLTASPMLGMVIGSYIWGCLADTKGRKVVLIATLLMDGIVGVVSSFVQYFWVFLIFRFFNGFAVTGAMGICFPYLGEFQATKYREKCLCWMEMFWTVGVIVLPLIAWLIIPMDFMYVSDMFYFKSWNLFVALCALPSIMLGLWLFAFPESPKFLLECGETEAALEVFKWIYSQNTGKDADSYPVKSLQEKTKDKSTRSLKLHKRKDLKVLLKEVRDLTAALCKSPYLRNTLLACGIQFGLTSSYYTLMVWFPELFTRFEQFEHEYPGESTSVCIVSSLSSDNGTTVQDYGCGSVIAPSVYLHTVYIGLACIPGSIILPIFVHKLGAKFFLIMSLMVSGAVTVAFYFVVNATQNLILSCVFEALTSLGISLVYCIIVDMFPTNLRVMAAALSLTMGRLGALVGNLVFGYLIDLACVVPIILFAAFLFICGFMSFLLPKTGKETLE; this comes from the exons GGCTCGACTTCTTGGCAGACGGAGGTGCCGATTTCGAGCATGCAATCACCGTAACAG GATTCGGGAAATTTCATTACATGCTGTTGGCGGTTTGCGGTTTAATTTATATGGATACCGCCATTGGAGTCACGATACTTTCATTTGTATTACCAGCAGCACAATGCGACCTGGAAATGGATTCCACCGCGAAAGGTTGGCTAACAGCATCACCAATGCTGG GGATGGTGATTGGTTCTTACATATGGGGGTGCCTGGCTGATACCAAAGGGAGGAAAGTTGTGTTAATCGCTACATTGTTAATGGATGGCATTGTTGGCGttgtttcttcctttgtcCAGTACTTTTGGGTCTTCCTGATATTCCGTTTCTTTAACGGTTTCGC cGTTACCGGAGCTATGGGAATTTGTTTTCCGTATTTAGGGGAGTTTCAGGCGACAAAATATCGCGAAAAATGTCTTTGTTGGATGGAAATGTTCTGGACAGTCGGAGTCATAGTATTACCAC TGATAGCATGGCTGATCATACCGATGGACTTCATGTACGTCTCGGACATGTTCTACTTTAAATCATGGAATCTCTTCGTAGCGCTGTGCGCTCTGCCCTCGATAATGTTGGGCCTGTGGCTGTTTGCATTCCCGGAGAGCCCGAAATTTCTCCTCGAATGCGGCGAAACGGAAGCTGCCCTCGAAGTATTTAAATGGATCTACTCGCAGAACACTGGGAAAGACGCCGACTCTTATCCG GTGAAATCACTGCAAGAAAAAACCAAAGACAAAAGCACGAGGTCGTTGAAACTACACAAACGAAAGGATCTAAAGGTGCTTTTAAAGGAAGTACGTGATCTAACTGCTGCTCTCTGTAAATCGCCATACCTTAGGAACACATTGCTCGCCTGTGGAATTCAATTTGGCCTTACCAGTAGTTACTACACCCTCATGGTTTGGTTCCCAGAATTATTCACCAG ATTCGAACAATTTGAACACGAATATCCTGGCGAATCCACGTCGGTTTGCATAGTATCGTCTTTATCGAGTGATAATGGAACTACAGTCCAGGATTACGGATGCGGCAGTGTAATAGCGCCTTCCGTTTATCTTCACACAGTTTATATAGGACTTGCTTGTATTCCTGGCTCCATTATTCTACCGATTTTCGTGCACAAACTCGGCGCCAAGTTCTTTTTGA TCATGTCATTAATGGTATCCGGCGCTGTAACTGTCGCCTTCTATTTTGTGGTCAATGCGACGCAAAACCTAATATTATCCTGCGTGTTCGAGGCACTGACGTCCCTCGGTATCTCGTTGGTCTATTGCATAATCGTCGACATGTTTCCGACGAATCTCAG aGTAATGGCTGCAGCCCTCTCCCTTACCATGGGTCGATTAGGCGCGTTAGTCGGTAACTTAGTATTCGGCTACCTGATTGATTTAGCCTGCGTGGTacctataattttattcgcagCATTTTTATTCA TATGCGGGTTTATGTCTTTTCTGTTACCGAAAACAGGTAAAGAAACCCTCGAATAA
- the LOC139993899 gene encoding citron rho-interacting kinase-like, with product MRAGKCSTCLDSIHFGKRAAICNECQVMMHLKCMVTAPATCGLPGGFAKQCGKSWRNSDENLSSLTGSVQTLAIDQPDKPDTDVCDAESKNNSVPMESWVKLPDRSNTCWERNCLRLEGPCLCTYDHQPSPGMAPMNRIDLIEKDGFTILDAITNPGVMETTKTDVPFMFRVESNSSITC from the exons ATGCGAGCTGGGAAATGCTCCACGTGTTTGGATTCTATTCATTTTGGAAAACGCGCAGCTATTTGCAACGAATGTCAAGTAATGATGCATTTAAAGTGCATGGTTACCGCACCTGCCACTTGCGGTTTACCCGGAGGTTTTGCTAAGCAGTGTGGTAAGAGCTGGAGAAATAGCGACGAAAATTTATCGTCATTGACTGGAAGCGTTCAAACGTTAGCTATAGATCAACCGGATAAACCCGACACg GATGTATGCGATGCAGAAAGTAAAAACAATAGCGTGCCGATGGAAAGTTGGGTGAAACTCCCAGACCGCTCGAATACTTGTTGGGAAAGAAACTGCCTTAGGTTGGAAGGACCGTGTCTATGTACTTACGATCACCAGCCATCTCCCGGAATGGCACCAATGAATCGTATTGATTTAATCGAGAAGGATGGATTTACTATATTAGACGCAATAACTAATCCAGGTGTAATGGAAACAACGAAGACGGACGTACCATTTATGTTCAGAGTAGAGTCCAATTCATCGATCACTTGTTGA